The following proteins are encoded in a genomic region of bacterium:
- a CDS encoding acetyl-CoA carboxylase carboxyltransferase subunit alpha, with translation MAEVEGLDFERPVVQLEKKIEELKNLDVNEKVDFSQEIASLEKKCEKLKKEIFGNLTPWQKVQLARHPKRPYTLDYINLLMSDFVELQGDRGFADDPAMVAGVAKFKEEPVVIIGHQKGRTLQENMVRNFGMSHPEGYRKALRIMKLAEKFSIPVISFIDTPGAYPGIGAEERGQAEAIARNLKAMSELEVPIIVVIVGEGGSGGALGIGVGDKVLMLENAIYSVISPEGCASILWRDAAKAPEAAKALKLTAQDLLGLKVIDEIIDEPLGGVHRDIEFVGRHLEKKINRYLNELKNLPVEELLRKRYQKFRLLGEFIEVQPSRKEKTEIKEEKK, from the coding sequence TTGGCTGAAGTTGAAGGTTTGGATTTTGAAAGACCGGTTGTACAACTGGAAAAGAAAATTGAAGAACTGAAAAATCTTGACGTTAACGAAAAAGTCGATTTTTCTCAGGAGATAGCCAGTCTGGAGAAAAAATGCGAGAAACTTAAGAAGGAAATTTTCGGGAATCTCACTCCCTGGCAAAAGGTCCAACTGGCTCGCCATCCTAAACGCCCCTATACTTTAGACTATATAAATCTACTTATGAGTGATTTTGTAGAACTTCAGGGAGACAGAGGTTTTGCCGATGACCCAGCCATGGTGGCGGGAGTGGCTAAATTTAAGGAAGAACCGGTTGTAATTATTGGTCATCAGAAAGGCCGAACGCTCCAGGAAAACATGGTGAGAAATTTCGGGATGTCCCATCCGGAAGGATATCGCAAGGCGTTGAGGATAATGAAGCTGGCTGAGAAATTTTCAATTCCTGTTATTAGTTTCATAGATACTCCCGGAGCCTATCCAGGAATCGGGGCAGAAGAGAGAGGGCAAGCCGAAGCAATTGCCCGAAATTTGAAAGCCATGTCAGAATTGGAAGTTCCCATTATTGTTGTGATCGTGGGAGAAGGTGGTAGTGGGGGAGCGCTGGGAATCGGTGTTGGCGATAAAGTCCTGATGTTGGAAAATGCTATCTATTCGGTTATCTCTCCTGAAGGTTGCGCTTCTATTCTGTGGAGGGATGCAGCGAAGGCTCCGGAGGCTGCTAAGGCACTAAAGTTGACCGCTCAAGATTTATTGGGGTTAAAAGTGATTGATGAAATTATTGATGAGCCTCTGGGTGGCGTCCATCGGGATATAGAATTTGTAGGGAGGCACTTGGAAAAAAAGATAAATAGATACCTGAACGAATTAAAAAACTTGCCCGTAGAGGAACTGTTGAGAAAAAGGTACCAGAAGTTTCGCCTGCTGGGCGAATTTATAGAAGTACAACCGAGCAGAAAAGAAAAAACTGAAATAAAAGAAGAAAAAAAATGA